The following coding sequences are from one Wenzhouxiangella sp. AB-CW3 window:
- the soxR gene encoding redox-sensitive transcriptional activator SoxR: MTASGKPMDNGRRRHGTLGIGQVASRSGIAASALRYYEAEGLIHSERSPAGQRRFKHDVLRRVAVIKSAQRLGIPLKEIRAAFATLPAHRSPGKRDWQELSRSWQQELSIRIEQLTRLRDQLDGCIGCGCLSLQSCPLRNPQDIAAESGPGARLFEEVEE; the protein is encoded by the coding sequence ATGACAGCGAGTGGAAAGCCCATGGATAACGGTCGGCGGCGGCACGGGACGCTGGGCATCGGGCAGGTCGCCAGTCGCAGTGGCATTGCCGCCTCGGCGCTGCGCTACTACGAGGCCGAAGGACTGATCCACAGCGAGCGCAGCCCGGCCGGCCAGCGTCGCTTCAAGCACGATGTGTTGCGGCGGGTGGCGGTCATCAAGTCCGCCCAGCGCCTGGGCATACCTCTGAAGGAAATCAGGGCCGCTTTCGCCACCCTGCCGGCGCATCGTAGTCCCGGAAAACGTGACTGGCAGGAACTTTCGCGCAGTTGGCAGCAAGAGCTCAGCATTCGCATCGAACAACTCACTCGCTTGCGCGATCAACTCGATGGCTGCATCGGCTGCGGCTGCCTTTCACTGCAAAGCTGCCCATTGCGCAACCCGCAGGATATCGCCGCAGAGTCAGGCCCCGGAGCCCGCCTGTTCGAGGAAGTGGAGGAATGA
- a CDS encoding DUF1573 domain-containing protein — protein MNDIKLPLSGHRLGIWLLFSALVWPISGVADFNPDYIVETIYVADFDDEATQQDWETSILEGEVDWDFGCPREPGGTLNCDYAYIDSDVAGAGAGRLRARLASPDVSTASAPGFRYFAEYDHMYRALGSQTGSVVVRENDDDDWSPVIVHTTTIGSVPAEGSTSVTEIIEALEGDSFQIGFDFDDNGAWGWYWLVGELRVHALANIPDISLDVSENPVPSGQTLELTITVDNVSNPIDLEDLMLALPLPEQLDLDGSDPFVSDCLGGDIELGEINDVPAILWSDGSVAAESSCQIDVQLQAVSAGSAEFSGVLESPVGDSEPAELVLEILSLLSIGGEVEGLASSALTLDLNGEELLEINANGPFQFSTSLIDGDTYEVIVLEQPDFQSCEVSNGEGTVSGSDVTDVEVVCTTNQYTVGGTVTGLEGDQVVLQNNGEDDQVVATDGTFTFNAQDDGTAYDVTISIQPTNPIQTCTVTNGSGTLDGADVADVEVQCSTEPAVVEFDQDVLEFGLLAAGSQASLVVVLTNTGTGELLIKQITDPDLPFALAGGSCLDIQDPIQPGDGCDLEVTFNAEVIGAGEYESSVGLFSNADSSPEDITVRGAVLETVPVPSLSPLAIVLMALLLAGLAGRRFMQNRC, from the coding sequence ATGAATGACATCAAACTGCCCTTGTCCGGGCATCGCTTGGGCATCTGGCTTCTTTTCTCCGCCTTGGTCTGGCCGATATCCGGCGTCGCTGATTTTAATCCAGACTATATCGTAGAGACCATTTATGTGGCGGATTTCGATGATGAGGCAACTCAGCAGGACTGGGAGACCAGCATTCTCGAAGGCGAAGTCGACTGGGACTTCGGCTGCCCGCGTGAGCCGGGAGGAACATTGAATTGCGATTACGCCTACATCGACAGTGATGTCGCAGGCGCTGGTGCCGGCCGCCTTCGGGCAAGGCTGGCATCACCCGACGTCTCGACCGCTTCTGCGCCCGGATTTCGATACTTCGCCGAGTATGATCATATGTACCGGGCACTTGGCTCTCAGACTGGCTCAGTCGTGGTTCGTGAGAACGATGATGATGACTGGTCCCCTGTGATCGTTCACACAACCACCATTGGCAGCGTTCCGGCCGAAGGATCAACTTCGGTGACTGAAATCATCGAAGCACTCGAAGGAGATAGCTTCCAGATCGGATTTGACTTCGATGATAACGGCGCCTGGGGCTGGTACTGGCTTGTCGGTGAGCTTCGCGTTCATGCACTGGCCAATATCCCTGATATATCGCTTGACGTTTCTGAGAACCCGGTCCCGTCAGGCCAGACACTGGAGCTGACGATCACTGTTGATAACGTCAGCAACCCCATCGACCTGGAAGATCTGATGCTGGCACTTCCATTGCCTGAACAACTTGATCTGGATGGATCAGACCCGTTTGTTTCGGACTGTCTGGGGGGTGATATCGAACTGGGTGAGATTAACGATGTACCCGCCATTCTCTGGTCCGATGGCAGCGTGGCCGCTGAATCCAGCTGTCAGATCGACGTGCAATTGCAGGCTGTATCTGCCGGATCAGCCGAATTCTCAGGCGTACTAGAAAGCCCGGTTGGCGACTCCGAACCAGCGGAGCTTGTACTGGAAATTCTTTCTCTACTTTCTATTGGCGGGGAGGTCGAAGGTCTTGCCTCCAGCGCTCTGACGCTCGACCTCAATGGTGAGGAGCTTCTGGAGATCAATGCCAATGGTCCCTTCCAGTTCAGCACTTCGCTCATCGATGGCGATACCTACGAGGTCATCGTTCTGGAACAACCTGACTTCCAGAGCTGTGAAGTCAGCAACGGCGAAGGAACCGTGTCCGGGAGTGACGTCACCGATGTCGAGGTTGTCTGCACGACCAATCAATACACGGTCGGGGGTACCGTGACCGGGCTAGAAGGCGACCAGGTCGTTCTCCAGAACAACGGCGAAGATGATCAGGTGGTTGCCACGGACGGCACCTTCACCTTCAATGCCCAGGACGATGGCACCGCCTATGATGTGACAATCTCCATCCAGCCCACCAATCCCATCCAGACCTGCACGGTCACCAACGGAAGCGGCACGCTGGACGGGGCGGATGTTGCCGACGTAGAAGTCCAGTGCTCAACCGAGCCGGCTGTAGTTGAGTTCGATCAGGATGTGCTTGAGTTCGGCTTGCTGGCCGCAGGAAGCCAGGCTTCACTGGTTGTTGTGCTGACCAACACGGGTACTGGAGAACTTCTTATCAAACAGATTACCGACCCCGACTTGCCGTTTGCGCTTGCAGGAGGCAGTTGCCTTGACATTCAGGACCCCATCCAGCCTGGCGACGGCTGCGACCTCGAAGTGACCTTCAACGCTGAAGTCATCGGGGCCGGTGAATACGAGTCAAGTGTCGGGCTTTTCAGCAATGCCGATAGCAGCCCGGAAGACATTACAGTTCGTGGAGCTGTATTGGAGACAGTTCCCGTACCGAGCCTGAGTCCGCTTGCGATTGTATTGATGGCACTGCTGCTCGCGGGACTGGCAGGCCGGAGGTTCATGCAGAACCGCTGCTGA
- a CDS encoding DEAD/DEAH box helicase yields MEQDVGFVGLGLPEGLLKAVGELGYEAPSPIQSKTIPVLMDGRDLVGQAQTGTGKTAAFALPVLARLGQAKSKPAALVLAPTRELAIQVAEAFHRYAAHLPGFHVLPIYGGQAYGPQLAGLRRGADVVVGTPGRVIDHINKGTLDLSGLGTLVLDEADEMLRMGFIDDVEQVLSRIPDSCQIALFSATMPQPIRRIAQRYLKNAEEVTIEAKTSTAASIRQRYWLVSGLHKLDALTRILEVEPFEGMIVFARTRVATEELASRLNARGFSAAALNGDVPQNQREQLVDKLRKGEIDILVATDVAARGLDVERISHVVNYDIPYDTEAYVHRIGRTGRAGRAGEAILFVAPRERGMLRAIERATRQPIEAMGVPSVADVNEQRIARFKAAVANALETEELDLYREVAQACQAETGAEMVDIAAALARLMRGGDDFLLSEREPPANFAPRPERKHEKQRRPDRSERPSRPRRSEDDQDKATFRIDVGRSHGVAPGNIVGAIANEANLDANQIGRVRIQENFSLVDLPANLDTAVFRHLARVRVGGRPLKIKPDKGPGHHPKTTDRSQTSDRPAPRGRRHTDSKDRRPSHPDKPPRRTRQESSSAPEDRERPKPKDKRPPRKARKPENQSGEAPPRKRPFQTRAQKKAGHRVRKVIKK; encoded by the coding sequence ATGGAACAGGACGTCGGGTTTGTCGGATTGGGATTGCCTGAGGGCTTGTTGAAGGCCGTGGGGGAGCTGGGGTACGAGGCGCCTTCGCCAATTCAGTCCAAGACCATTCCGGTGTTGATGGACGGGCGGGACCTGGTCGGACAGGCGCAGACGGGCACGGGTAAAACGGCGGCTTTTGCATTGCCGGTGCTGGCGCGGCTGGGGCAGGCGAAGTCCAAGCCGGCAGCACTCGTGCTGGCGCCCACGCGCGAGCTGGCCATCCAGGTGGCCGAGGCCTTTCACCGTTACGCCGCGCACCTGCCAGGCTTTCATGTTCTGCCGATTTACGGGGGGCAGGCTTACGGGCCGCAGTTGGCCGGCCTGCGCCGTGGCGCGGATGTCGTGGTGGGCACGCCGGGGCGGGTGATCGATCATATCAACAAGGGCACGCTGGATCTGAGCGGCCTGGGCACGCTGGTGCTCGACGAGGCCGATGAAATGCTGCGCATGGGCTTTATCGACGATGTCGAACAGGTGCTCTCGAGAATCCCGGATAGCTGCCAGATCGCACTGTTTTCGGCGACCATGCCGCAGCCCATCCGGCGCATCGCCCAGCGCTATCTCAAGAATGCCGAGGAAGTCACCATCGAGGCGAAGACATCGACGGCCGCCTCGATCCGCCAGCGCTACTGGCTGGTCAGCGGGCTGCACAAGCTCGATGCGCTGACCCGGATTCTGGAAGTCGAGCCCTTCGAAGGGATGATCGTCTTTGCCCGTACCCGCGTGGCCACCGAGGAACTGGCCAGTCGCCTCAACGCGCGCGGGTTTTCGGCCGCCGCACTCAATGGCGATGTGCCGCAGAATCAGCGCGAGCAACTGGTCGACAAACTGCGCAAGGGAGAGATCGACATCCTGGTGGCCACCGATGTGGCCGCGCGCGGGCTGGACGTCGAGCGAATCAGCCACGTGGTCAATTACGACATTCCCTACGACACCGAGGCCTATGTGCATCGCATCGGGCGTACCGGTCGGGCCGGACGGGCCGGCGAGGCGATCCTGTTTGTCGCACCGCGTGAACGCGGCATGTTGCGCGCCATCGAGCGGGCCACCCGTCAGCCGATCGAGGCCATGGGCGTGCCGTCGGTGGCCGATGTCAACGAACAACGCATCGCACGCTTCAAGGCGGCCGTGGCCAATGCGCTGGAAACCGAAGAACTGGATCTTTACCGCGAAGTGGCCCAGGCCTGCCAGGCCGAGACCGGGGCCGAAATGGTCGATATTGCCGCCGCCCTGGCACGCCTGATGCGCGGTGGCGACGATTTCCTGCTGAGCGAACGCGAACCCCCGGCGAACTTTGCCCCGCGCCCCGAACGCAAACATGAAAAACAACGCCGGCCGGACCGATCCGAACGACCGTCCCGCCCTCGCCGTTCAGAAGACGACCAGGACAAGGCTACCTTCCGCATTGATGTCGGCCGCAGCCATGGTGTTGCCCCCGGCAATATCGTCGGCGCCATCGCCAACGAGGCCAACCTGGACGCCAATCAGATCGGCCGGGTACGGATCCAGGAGAATTTCAGCCTGGTCGATCTGCCCGCCAACCTGGATACCGCCGTGTTCCGGCACCTGGCCCGCGTGCGCGTCGGCGGCCGCCCCCTGAAAATCAAGCCGGACAAGGGCCCCGGGCATCATCCGAAAACCACCGACCGATCGCAGACTTCGGATCGCCCCGCACCGCGCGGTCGCCGCCACACCGACTCAAAAGACCGCCGACCGTCACACCCGGACAAACCGCCACGCCGAACCCGCCAGGAGAGCTCATCAGCTCCCGAAGACCGCGAGCGGCCCAAGCCAAAAGACAAAAGGCCGCCGCGCAAAGCCAGGAAGCCGGAGAACCAGAGCGGCGAAGCACCGCCGCGGAAACGTCCGTTCCAGACCCGCGCACAGAAGAAGGCGGGGCACAGGGTCAGGAAAGTGATCAAGAAATAG
- a CDS encoding arsenic resistance protein has translation MPGSNGRQILERFQVLVYLAAIGTGLAVGLAAPPGLHALAVVVWPLLALLLYTVFTQVPLTGLREALTDWRFLQVAVIGNFLVIPVLVFGLMHLLPDDPAIRIGVVLVLLVPCTDWFITFTHLGGGDTKRALAFSPVSLLMQFLLLPFYLWLFLGDSFVVAIARREMLLAFAGLIVLPLLAAFVTEKLADRSRPWQDWTQTLGWLPVPLLAMVVFVISATQVQPILGSAPLLLHLLLVYTGFLLAAAILAKCLARFWTLPIEQGRVLAFSLGTRNSFVVLPLALALPATHELAVVAIVFQSLVELLGMAVFLWWVPRKLFPTPHY, from the coding sequence ATGCCGGGCTCGAATGGAAGACAAATTCTTGAGCGATTCCAGGTGCTGGTCTACCTGGCCGCCATTGGCACCGGTCTGGCCGTCGGTCTCGCCGCGCCGCCGGGGCTGCATGCACTGGCGGTTGTGGTCTGGCCCCTGCTGGCGCTGCTCCTCTACACCGTCTTTACCCAGGTGCCGCTGACTGGTCTGCGCGAGGCCCTGACCGACTGGCGTTTCCTGCAAGTTGCGGTGATCGGCAACTTCCTTGTCATCCCGGTTCTGGTGTTCGGCCTCATGCATCTGCTGCCCGACGATCCGGCCATTCGCATCGGGGTGGTTCTGGTATTGCTGGTCCCATGCACCGACTGGTTCATCACCTTCACCCACCTGGGCGGCGGTGACACCAAGCGCGCACTGGCCTTCTCGCCGGTCAGCCTGCTGATGCAATTTCTGTTGTTGCCGTTCTACCTGTGGCTGTTTCTGGGAGATTCCTTTGTCGTGGCCATAGCCCGGCGGGAAATGCTGCTGGCCTTCGCCGGGCTGATCGTCCTGCCCCTGCTGGCCGCGTTCGTGACCGAAAAACTCGCCGATCGCTCGCGGCCCTGGCAGGATTGGACACAGACGCTGGGCTGGTTGCCGGTACCGCTGCTGGCCATGGTGGTGTTCGTCATCTCGGCCACGCAGGTACAACCGATACTGGGTTCAGCGCCGCTGCTGTTGCATCTCTTGCTTGTCTACACCGGCTTTCTACTTGCCGCGGCCATACTGGCAAAATGCCTTGCCCGCTTCTGGACACTGCCGATAGAGCAGGGACGTGTGCTGGCATTCAGTCTCGGCACGCGCAACTCCTTCGTCGTACTGCCACTGGCACTGGCCTTGCCGGCAACCCACGAACTGGCCGTCGTGGCCATCGTCTTTCAGTCATTGGTCGAACTGCTCGGGATGGCCGTGTTTCTCTGGTGGGTGCCCCGCAAGCTCTTCCCGACACCGCACTATTAA
- a CDS encoding type II toxin-antitoxin system VapC family toxin: MSSRFRYLLDTNIISDLVRHPQGPVAHRISELGEDTVCTSIVVSAELRYGAAKSGSEKLAHRVELLLSALEILPLESPADHHYAELRDHLTRQGTLIGPNDLLIAAHALAMGMTIVTANEREFLRVPGLGVENWLPGSDRDR; this comes from the coding sequence GTGAGTAGCCGCTTTCGCTACCTGCTCGACACCAATATCATTTCCGACCTGGTGCGCCATCCGCAAGGCCCGGTCGCCCATCGCATCTCCGAGCTGGGGGAGGACACGGTCTGTACAAGTATCGTGGTTTCCGCCGAGCTGCGATACGGTGCGGCGAAATCCGGATCGGAGAAACTGGCTCACCGAGTCGAACTGCTGCTTTCGGCCCTGGAAATTCTACCGCTCGAATCCCCGGCCGATCACCACTATGCAGAACTCCGTGATCATCTGACCCGCCAGGGAACCCTCATCGGTCCCAATGACTTGCTGATCGCCGCTCATGCGCTGGCTATGGGCATGACAATCGTGACCGCAAACGAACGCGAGTTCTTGCGAGTCCCTGGACTTGGGGTCGAGAACTGGCTGCCTGGTTCGGATCGGGACAGGTAA
- a CDS encoding DUF6768 family protein: protein MGRWGVVAVILIQLIVFLRSFMGMHFEANRVMREVKRLELRMIKAESVRD from the coding sequence TTGGGGCGTTGGGGCGTTGTGGCCGTGATCCTGATACAGCTGATCGTGTTCCTGCGCAGTTTCATGGGAATGCACTTTGAAGCCAACCGCGTCATGCGCGAAGTCAAGCGCCTGGAACTTCGCATGATCAAGGCCGAGTCGGTTCGTGACTGA
- a CDS encoding DUF4402 domain-containing protein: protein MSQSFSAFFACAILFLAGLNGALAQTDISTTADVLQSLQVEATGDLDFGSVVAGTSVSVAPGDADAGSYAIQGDPGAEVTLGFALPMVLELITDPSITMPINFGAGDAVFNVASEPAGGTSFDPAVDQTANLEGSTGNLFVFVGGELTAGASQEPGSYEGTITLTVEYTGF from the coding sequence ATGAGTCAATCTTTTTCGGCATTCTTCGCATGCGCAATCCTGTTTCTTGCGGGGCTGAATGGCGCACTGGCACAAACCGATATTTCCACAACGGCCGATGTACTGCAGTCACTGCAAGTAGAGGCAACAGGCGATCTGGATTTCGGCAGCGTTGTTGCCGGTACGTCGGTCAGCGTCGCGCCGGGCGATGCCGATGCCGGATCATATGCCATTCAGGGAGATCCGGGTGCCGAAGTCACTCTGGGTTTTGCTCTGCCCATGGTCCTGGAACTGATAACGGACCCTTCCATTACCATGCCCATAAATTTTGGAGCCGGTGATGCTGTGTTCAATGTTGCTTCAGAGCCGGCGGGAGGCACGTCTTTCGATCCGGCAGTTGATCAAACAGCCAACCTGGAAGGATCAACGGGCAATCTGTTCGTCTTTGTCGGCGGAGAGCTCACCGCCGGCGCTTCGCAGGAACCGGGTAGTTACGAAGGAACAATCACCTTGACTGTAGAATATACAGGCTTTTAG
- a CDS encoding antitoxin, with protein sequence MTTSERQVRLFRNGRNQALRIPREFELEGDEAILHKEGDRLIIEPVRKGKLLALLASLEPLDVPFPDVDEDLPELDDDAL encoded by the coding sequence ATGACGACATCGGAACGACAGGTGCGACTGTTCCGCAACGGGCGCAACCAGGCATTGCGTATTCCCCGCGAGTTCGAACTGGAAGGCGACGAGGCCATCCTGCACAAGGAAGGTGATCGGCTGATCATCGAGCCGGTTCGCAAGGGCAAGCTGCTGGCCCTGCTGGCCTCGCTCGAGCCACTGGATGTGCCGTTTCCGGACGTGGACGAGGATCTGCCTGAACTGGACGACGATGCATTGTGA
- a CDS encoding MBL fold metallo-hydrolase, which translates to MRQVRPDLWETESFSPFEGLKTHAYLLTRSDGNVLFYNTGHVDELDPIARLGGVSRQYLSHEDELGDTLNTIAERFGSKLVGHRAERESWRKVRAPDEVYDRRGLHLGNIEVIPTPGHSPGSTCFLVESPTGKTYLFTGDTIYLGSDNRWRAGFIESAHEEKDKPVLAESLKLLRGLNPDLVFGSAYTGDEGFEDVTDGSWPDKVDQALQTLRDQ; encoded by the coding sequence ATGAGACAAGTACGCCCCGACCTCTGGGAAACCGAAAGCTTCAGCCCGTTCGAAGGACTGAAAACCCACGCCTACCTGCTCACCCGATCCGATGGCAACGTGCTGTTCTACAACACCGGTCATGTCGATGAACTCGACCCCATCGCACGGCTGGGCGGTGTGTCCCGGCAGTACCTGAGTCACGAAGATGAACTCGGTGACACCCTCAACACCATCGCCGAGCGCTTCGGTTCAAAACTGGTCGGGCATCGTGCCGAAAGGGAATCCTGGCGCAAGGTCCGTGCTCCCGACGAGGTCTACGACCGGCGCGGCCTTCACCTTGGCAATATCGAGGTCATTCCCACACCGGGGCACAGTCCGGGCAGTACCTGCTTCCTGGTCGAATCCCCCACCGGCAAGACCTACCTGTTTACCGGCGACACGATCTATTTGGGCTCCGATAACCGCTGGCGCGCAGGATTCATCGAAAGCGCCCACGAAGAGAAGGACAAGCCCGTCTTGGCCGAAAGCCTGAAGCTGCTGCGAGGACTGAACCCCGACCTGGTGTTCGGCAGCGCCTACACCGGCGACGAAGGATTCGAGGACGTCACCGATGGCAGCTGGCCGGACAAGGTCGATCAAGCGCTGCAAACACTAAGGGATCAGTAA
- a CDS encoding helix-turn-helix transcriptional regulator, with amino-acid sequence MIEAHTPRQSRFQPGTILAGHRHRHAYAALVLEGEYEELSVDGRVHCPTGAIVLHPPWHMHADRFGCHGALVIDLELPDDFAWETGYRAWQVDSIEKLACLAQRDPAMAFDCIAASAESLALIEPPLWLERFVRGLIGNSLPITLIARRCGVTPEHASRMCRRWFSANPTIIRREFRARKALELLKAGCRPAQVATEAGFADQPHMTRTLKSMTGATPAHIQSNWKTGR; translated from the coding sequence GTGATCGAGGCACACACACCAAGGCAATCACGCTTCCAGCCAGGCACCATACTGGCTGGTCATCGCCACCGTCATGCCTATGCCGCATTGGTGCTGGAAGGAGAGTATGAAGAACTTAGTGTGGATGGGCGAGTACATTGCCCAACTGGTGCAATCGTTTTGCACCCGCCCTGGCACATGCATGCGGACCGTTTCGGCTGCCACGGGGCATTGGTCATCGACCTTGAATTGCCCGATGATTTTGCGTGGGAAACAGGATATCGAGCGTGGCAAGTCGACTCGATCGAGAAATTGGCTTGTCTGGCTCAACGTGATCCGGCAATGGCATTTGACTGCATCGCCGCTAGCGCCGAAAGCCTTGCCTTGATCGAGCCGCCTTTGTGGCTGGAGCGCTTTGTCCGTGGGCTGATTGGCAACTCACTTCCGATCACTCTTATTGCGAGAAGGTGCGGCGTAACCCCGGAGCATGCCAGCCGGATGTGCCGGCGCTGGTTCAGTGCCAATCCAACTATTATTCGCCGGGAATTTCGTGCCCGCAAGGCACTGGAACTGCTCAAGGCTGGCTGTCGTCCCGCCCAGGTCGCTACCGAAGCCGGATTCGCCGACCAACCACACATGACCCGAACCCTGAAGTCCATGACGGGAGCCACGCCAGCACATATCCAGTCGAACTGGAAAACAGGCAGATAG
- a CDS encoding DUF4402 domain-containing protein, whose product MRDQITPRSKDMGTWNVKVLFTVMVLTLLPLGAQAQGQGSADIDVLATVLETLTVTAVNDLEFGDVVQGQSSTVSPEDAEAGSFFVNGEAGSEVDVTFSLPSVLEQTFDPSLTMDIDFSPTSARHNTSDDASAGTSFDPDTGATTSLDFANGELFVYIGGTIDPTPTQEPGNYEGTITLTIEYTGN is encoded by the coding sequence ATGCGTGACCAGATCACACCCAGGAGTAAGGATATGGGTACTTGGAATGTCAAAGTACTTTTCACCGTCATGGTTTTGACCCTGCTGCCTTTGGGAGCGCAGGCACAAGGCCAAGGCTCTGCTGATATTGACGTGCTTGCAACGGTGCTGGAAACCTTAACGGTTACTGCCGTGAATGATCTTGAATTCGGAGATGTCGTTCAGGGGCAGAGCAGCACGGTGAGCCCGGAAGACGCCGAAGCCGGAAGCTTTTTTGTCAATGGGGAAGCCGGCAGCGAAGTCGATGTGACCTTTTCGCTTCCGTCCGTACTTGAGCAGACTTTTGACCCTTCGTTGACGATGGACATAGATTTCTCGCCTACCTCAGCACGTCACAATACAAGTGACGATGCGTCGGCTGGCACTTCCTTCGATCCGGACACAGGGGCTACGACCTCCCTCGATTTTGCAAACGGAGAGTTGTTTGTTTACATTGGAGGAACGATTGATCCCACTCCTACCCAGGAGCCCGGAAATTATGAGGGAACAATCACCCTGACTATTGAATATACCGGCAACTAG
- the nudC gene encoding NAD(+) diphosphatase — protein sequence MKDRPDREPILKYADARIDRAAALREDPGWVEKALKQSDARIIATWRSRHLLCITESDQPRAVRLSPEHLAEHMVEHGEAVFLGMEDSMTLFAVDLSDRIDPEPELEPEASFVDLRRFGPLLDGHDANLLAYARAMLNWHRNHQYCGRCGAATASSAGGHRRQCTSKDCGHMSFPRTDPAIIVLVEHPGDDDGPPRCLLGRSAHFPEGMYSTLAGFVEPGESLEQTVRREVFEEAGIELASVRYLASQPWPFPGSLMLGFHATASSTIIRRNDEELEAVRWFSLDEVDQFGESGETDGLCLPRPDSIARFLIDHWCDKMHGRESKGN from the coding sequence ATGAAAGACAGGCCCGACCGGGAACCAATACTCAAGTATGCCGATGCGCGCATCGACCGCGCCGCTGCACTGCGCGAGGATCCGGGCTGGGTCGAAAAGGCGCTGAAACAGTCTGACGCCCGCATCATTGCGACCTGGCGCAGTCGTCATCTGCTTTGCATCACGGAGTCCGACCAGCCGCGGGCCGTGCGATTGAGCCCGGAGCATCTGGCCGAACACATGGTCGAGCATGGCGAGGCGGTTTTTCTCGGCATGGAAGACAGCATGACGCTGTTTGCCGTCGACCTGTCGGACCGGATCGATCCCGAGCCCGAGCTGGAGCCGGAAGCCAGTTTCGTCGACCTGCGCCGCTTCGGCCCCCTGCTCGATGGCCATGACGCCAACCTGCTGGCCTATGCCCGCGCCATGCTCAACTGGCATCGCAACCATCAGTACTGCGGCCGCTGCGGCGCGGCCACGGCCAGCAGTGCCGGCGGTCATCGCCGTCAATGCACCAGCAAGGACTGCGGGCACATGAGCTTTCCCCGCACCGATCCGGCCATCATCGTGCTGGTCGAACATCCAGGCGACGACGATGGCCCTCCGCGTTGCCTGCTCGGTCGCTCGGCCCACTTTCCGGAGGGCATGTATTCCACCCTGGCCGGATTCGTCGAACCGGGCGAAAGCCTGGAACAGACCGTGCGCCGCGAAGTCTTCGAGGAAGCCGGCATCGAGCTGGCCTCGGTGCGCTACCTGGCCTCCCAGCCCTGGCCCTTCCCCGGTTCGCTGATGCTCGGATTCCACGCAACAGCCAGCAGCACCATCATTCGGCGCAACGACGAAGAACTCGAAGCCGTACGCTGGTTCAGCCTCGACGAAGTCGACCAGTTTGGCGAATCGGGCGAAACCGATGGCCTTTGCCTGCCACGACCCGACTCCATCGCGCGCTTCCTGATCGACCACTGGTGCGACAAGATGCACGGGCGCGAATCCAAGGGGAATTGA